From the Cohaesibacter sp. ES.047 genome, one window contains:
- a CDS encoding HNH endonuclease signature motif containing protein, with amino-acid sequence MPRGKHKNHTKASKQHRWKPGSRVGSTGHVKVRVGKCHPLADPNGWAYEHIVVWVSAGNERPAKGEVLHHINEDKTDNRLENLQLMTRAEHNRIHNIEKGRCPKTGRVVGKKRAGHLLDGQEWRQKPDKSATRPPPAQVQARGEAPPLNERKPIGQQMAKAGTAGNESEVQS; translated from the coding sequence ATGCCCCGCGGTAAGCACAAAAACCATACAAAGGCGTCGAAACAGCATCGCTGGAAACCGGGAAGCCGTGTCGGTTCAACAGGTCATGTAAAGGTGCGTGTTGGAAAATGTCACCCTTTGGCGGATCCGAACGGATGGGCTTACGAGCATATAGTTGTATGGGTATCCGCTGGGAATGAACGACCAGCCAAGGGTGAGGTTCTGCACCACATCAACGAAGACAAAACTGACAATCGGCTGGAGAACCTTCAACTGATGACCCGCGCCGAGCACAACCGGATACACAATATTGAAAAAGGTCGCTGTCCTAAAACGGGCCGGGTCGTCGGCAAAAAACGCGCCGGTCACCTGCTCGATGGGCAGGAATGGCGGCAAAAGCCAGACAAGTCCGCAACGCGGCCGCCGCCAGCGCAAGTACAAGCAAGGGGCGAAGCCCCGCCGCTCAATGAGCGAAAGCCAATTGGGCAGCAAATGGCGAAAGCGGGCACAGCGGGCAACGAGAGCGAGGTGCAGTCATGA
- a CDS encoding DUF5131 family protein: MAENSKIEWTEATWNPIAGCSVASPGCKNCYAMTSVAPRLAANPKTPHYHGTVEKTAKGKYVWTGKIGVAGEDKLMQPLRWKKPRMIFVNSTSDLFHPNVPENVIDRIFAVMALCPQHTFQVLTKHPERMRDYSLRKNPNGHHPAMDYAALMAATGSWNTPAVDLFCWPLPNVWLGVSIEDQPRADERIPHLLGTPAAKRFVSCEPLLGPVDLSELTRLDGTHVYSCLPPVDVNQQDDEWNGATVDWVICGGESGAGARPMHPDWARSIRDQCVAADVPFFMKQMGGKRKPFEPIPDDLMIREFPNAPR; encoded by the coding sequence ATGGCTGAGAATTCCAAAATCGAATGGACCGAGGCGACGTGGAATCCGATTGCGGGTTGTTCGGTTGCATCACCGGGCTGCAAGAATTGTTATGCGATGACATCGGTCGCGCCGCGCCTGGCGGCCAATCCGAAAACGCCACATTATCACGGCACGGTCGAGAAGACCGCCAAGGGCAAATATGTCTGGACGGGCAAGATCGGGGTGGCTGGCGAAGACAAGCTCATGCAGCCCCTGCGCTGGAAAAAGCCGCGCATGATCTTCGTCAACTCCACATCGGATCTGTTCCATCCCAACGTGCCCGAGAATGTGATTGATCGGATTTTCGCTGTGATGGCCCTGTGCCCCCAGCATACGTTTCAGGTTCTTACCAAACACCCGGAACGGATGCGGGATTATAGCCTTCGGAAAAATCCAAACGGGCACCATCCAGCGATGGATTATGCGGCTCTGATGGCTGCAACGGGGAGCTGGAATACACCCGCCGTTGATCTTTTCTGCTGGCCTCTTCCCAACGTCTGGCTTGGGGTGTCGATCGAGGATCAGCCGAGGGCAGACGAAAGAATACCTCATTTGCTCGGAACACCAGCTGCCAAGCGGTTTGTTTCGTGTGAGCCTCTGCTGGGGCCGGTGGATCTCAGCGAATTGACGCGCCTTGATGGCACTCATGTCTATAGCTGTTTACCTCCTGTGGACGTCAATCAACAAGATGACGAATGGAACGGCGCAACCGTCGATTGGGTCATCTGCGGCGGTGAGAGCGGCGCAGGCGCCCGCCCGATGCATCCCGATTGGGCGCGGTCCATTCGGGATCAGTGCGTTGCGGCTGACGTCCCATTTTTCATGAAGCAAATGGGTGGAAAGCGAAAACCCTTTGAACCAATACCTGATGATCTAATGATTAGGGAGTTTCCTAATGCCCCGCGGTAA
- a CDS encoding phosphohydrolase, which produces MTDQLEKSKNTRKGDWMQTASGRVFWPIDPRPEDVCIEDIAHALSNMCRFCGHCLTFYSVAQHSVLVSRQLPDHLKLWGLLHDASEAYVVDVPRPLKPFLGGYKAAENQVMTSITQAFGLDTEEMPAEVKRVDNAILADEMAQLMASPPMPWTLPEPPLGIMIEPWPPARAGLEFMKAFQSYWGGA; this is translated from the coding sequence ATGACTGATCAACTTGAGAAATCTAAAAATACAAGAAAAGGCGATTGGATGCAGACCGCATCCGGGCGCGTGTTTTGGCCGATCGATCCAAGGCCGGAAGATGTCTGCATCGAGGATATCGCCCACGCGCTTTCGAACATGTGCCGTTTCTGCGGGCACTGCCTAACATTCTATTCCGTCGCCCAGCACAGCGTCTTGGTTTCGCGGCAGCTACCCGATCACCTCAAGCTCTGGGGTCTCTTGCATGACGCCTCAGAGGCTTATGTGGTCGACGTCCCGCGCCCGCTGAAGCCGTTCCTTGGAGGTTACAAGGCGGCCGAGAACCAAGTGATGACGAGCATCACTCAGGCGTTCGGCCTCGATACGGAAGAGATGCCGGCAGAAGTGAAGCGCGTTGACAACGCTATTCTTGCTGACGAGATGGCGCAACTTATGGCTTCTCCCCCGATGCCATGGACACTGCCAGAACCACCGCTTGGAATCATGATTGAACCATGGCCACCAGCGCGCGCGGGTCTTGAATTTATGAAAGCGTTTCAGAGCTATTGGGGCGGTGCGTGA
- a CDS encoding site-specific DNA-methyltransferase, whose amino-acid sequence MTLHLADARDITVRDADLIVSDVPYKLTQGGRSPHPDAPRGGWLKEYDNKGQPVVCDISWDEIMDLCFQSLAPRAHAYVFCNDKNLCDALNAASRAGFRFHNLLIWNKRSAMPNRWYMKPAEFVLFLGKGKAFTINQPGSMALVEMPWPDETNHPTEKPWPLLQRYIRNSCEEGAVVFDPFMGSGSTGVAAAKLGRQFIGIEIEQKWFDVAEARIAKAQREFQTLGGQASFIGASKAADEQLYLEGLQDS is encoded by the coding sequence ATGACCCTCCACCTCGCCGATGCGCGCGACATCACCGTCCGCGATGCTGATTTGATTGTCTCGGACGTGCCCTACAAGCTGACGCAGGGCGGGCGCTCGCCGCATCCAGATGCGCCGCGTGGCGGATGGCTCAAGGAGTATGACAACAAGGGTCAGCCGGTTGTCTGCGATATCAGCTGGGATGAGATTATGGATCTCTGTTTCCAGTCCCTCGCTCCGCGCGCTCATGCCTATGTGTTTTGCAACGATAAGAACCTATGCGATGCGCTGAACGCGGCCAGCCGCGCGGGCTTCCGGTTCCACAATCTACTGATCTGGAACAAGCGTTCGGCAATGCCGAACCGTTGGTACATGAAACCGGCTGAGTTCGTTCTGTTTCTCGGCAAGGGGAAGGCTTTCACCATCAACCAGCCCGGCTCTATGGCGCTGGTTGAAATGCCGTGGCCAGACGAGACGAACCATCCAACCGAAAAGCCTTGGCCGCTGCTGCAGCGCTATATCCGCAACTCCTGCGAAGAGGGCGCGGTGGTGTTCGATCCGTTCATGGGATCGGGCAGCACAGGTGTCGCCGCCGCCAAGCTCGGCCGCCAGTTCATCGGCATCGAGATCGAGCAAAAGTGGTTCGACGTGGCGGAAGCGCGCATCGCCAAAGCTCAAAGAGAATTTCAGACATTGGGGGGGCAGGCGTCCTTCATCGGTGCCAGCAAGGCCGCCGATGAGCAACTTTATCTGGAAGGTCTGCAAGACAGCTAG
- a CDS encoding DNA cytosine methyltransferase, giving the protein MLDLFQTESGPGLPPIGFIDSFAGGGGASTGIELATGKSPEIAINHCPLALAMHAANHPDTLHLPSDVWALDIRSYTQGRPVNDLWASPDCTHFSRARGGKPTSKRVRGLAWVIVEFCQKLGRSRPKRIFMENVEEFLTWEDFDFWKSALEKLGYKLEWKVLRACDYGTPTIRKRLFIVMRRDGKKIRWPAPSHGAPDSADVIAGKLKPWRTAGNDVIDWSQPCHSIFLSKEEGRKLGIKRPLAENTLKRIAAGIQRYVIDAKAPFILTLTHGGRHEPINRPISTVTGAHRGEKALVVPHLMTMRNSGKPHTAAYEPMHTVVADGAQHNLGVIGRPADQPVATITTRGTQTQLVCSHLMSMHGSTRRMSSLYRPVSTITAGGGHAAEVRAFLIKYYGAGVGQSANEPLHTITTNDRFGLVTVEIGGEPYVIADIGMRMLTPRELYRAQGFPDDYKIDVDHNGKRLSKTTQIEKCGNSVCPPVAEALVRANRGEIPVQGECAA; this is encoded by the coding sequence ATGCTTGATCTATTCCAGACCGAGTCCGGCCCCGGCCTTCCACCAATTGGCTTCATCGATTCCTTTGCCGGTGGTGGCGGGGCGTCAACAGGCATTGAGCTGGCAACAGGCAAGTCGCCTGAGATAGCCATCAACCATTGCCCGCTGGCGCTGGCCATGCATGCGGCCAATCACCCGGACACGCTGCATTTGCCCTCTGACGTGTGGGCGCTGGATATTCGATCCTACACGCAAGGCCGCCCGGTGAATGACCTCTGGGCCAGCCCGGATTGCACCCATTTCAGCCGTGCGCGCGGCGGCAAACCGACCAGCAAGCGCGTGCGCGGTCTGGCATGGGTGATCGTGGAATTTTGCCAGAAGCTCGGGCGCAGCCGCCCCAAACGCATCTTCATGGAAAATGTTGAGGAATTCCTCACGTGGGAAGATTTCGACTTCTGGAAGTCCGCGCTTGAGAAGCTGGGCTATAAGCTGGAATGGAAGGTTCTGCGCGCCTGCGACTATGGCACACCGACCATCCGTAAGCGGCTGTTTATCGTCATGCGCCGCGATGGCAAAAAGATCCGCTGGCCTGCGCCCAGCCACGGCGCGCCTGATAGCGCTGATGTGATCGCCGGTAAACTGAAGCCATGGCGCACTGCGGGCAATGATGTGATCGACTGGTCGCAGCCCTGCCATTCGATTTTTCTCAGCAAGGAAGAGGGCCGAAAGCTCGGCATCAAGCGTCCGCTGGCCGAGAACACGCTGAAGCGGATTGCTGCCGGCATCCAGCGCTATGTGATCGATGCAAAAGCGCCGTTCATTCTGACACTGACCCATGGCGGCAGGCACGAACCGATCAACCGGCCCATCAGCACAGTGACCGGAGCGCACCGTGGCGAGAAGGCGCTCGTCGTTCCACATCTGATGACCATGCGAAACTCAGGCAAGCCTCACACCGCGGCCTATGAGCCGATGCATACGGTGGTGGCCGATGGCGCGCAGCATAATCTCGGCGTCATCGGTCGGCCTGCCGATCAGCCTGTCGCGACGATCACCACGCGCGGCACGCAGACACAATTGGTCTGCTCGCACCTCATGTCCATGCATGGCTCAACTCGCCGCATGAGTAGCCTTTACCGGCCTGTTTCGACCATCACGGCAGGCGGCGGCCACGCTGCCGAGGTGCGGGCCTTCCTGATCAAATATTACGGAGCTGGTGTCGGTCAATCGGCCAACGAGCCACTGCACACCATCACCACTAATGATCGCTTTGGCCTCGTCACCGTCGAGATCGGCGGCGAGCCCTATGTGATCGCCGATATCGGCATGCGGATGCTTACCCCGCGCGAGCTCTATCGCGCGCAAGGCTTCCCTGATGATTACAAGATCGATGTCGATCACAACGGCAAGCGCTTGAGCAAAACAACCCAGATCGAGAAATGCGGTAACAGCGTCTGCCCGCCAGTGGCCGAGGCGCTGGTGCGGGCCAACCGGGGCGAGATCCCGGTACAAGGGGAGTGTGCGGCATGA
- a CDS encoding phage regulatory CII family protein — translation MTEARQYAADFYLRLRHRCRALIKTCGGIECAADLSRVSQAHIGRYGAPDGRDWMPADVIADLEKDIGEPVVSRALVQALGFEVVKLPDGRWDGDINQQLAAMFKEVGEVTHHIGECLADDGEITPDECRAHRLRKEIDDALQVLVGMKQRVKQIEEGA, via the coding sequence ATGACCGAGGCCCGCCAATATGCCGCCGACTTTTACCTGCGCCTGCGGCATCGGTGCCGCGCCTTGATCAAGACATGCGGCGGCATCGAATGCGCCGCCGACCTTTCGCGGGTCAGCCAAGCCCACATCGGGCGCTATGGCGCGCCGGACGGGCGCGACTGGATGCCCGCTGATGTGATCGCCGATCTGGAAAAGGACATCGGCGAGCCGGTGGTCAGCCGGGCGCTGGTGCAGGCGCTGGGCTTCGAGGTGGTCAAGCTGCCCGACGGGCGCTGGGACGGCGACATCAACCAGCAGCTGGCTGCGATGTTCAAGGAAGTGGGCGAAGTCACGCACCACATTGGCGAATGTCTGGCCGATGACGGTGAGATTACGCCAGACGAATGCCGCGCGCACCGCCTGCGCAAGGAGATCGACGACGCGCTGCAGGTGCTGGTTGGCATGAAACAGCGGGTCAAACAAATCGAGGAGGGCGCGTGA
- a CDS encoding helix-turn-helix transcriptional regulator: MLFMEIAMQISESKMCDSGHPLQVFMDLKKWKQIEAADALGCAASTISRILKDDRWPPAEMINAVEHLSCGAITFQSFQAYFRNQEAGDAA, from the coding sequence ATGCTCTTTATGGAAATTGCAATGCAAATTTCGGAGAGCAAAATGTGCGACAGTGGGCACCCTCTACAGGTCTTTATGGACTTGAAAAAGTGGAAGCAGATCGAAGCTGCAGATGCACTCGGTTGCGCCGCCTCAACAATCTCGCGGATACTCAAAGACGACAGATGGCCTCCAGCGGAGATGATTAACGCTGTTGAACATTTGAGCTGCGGGGCAATCACGTTCCAGTCGTTTCAGGCATATTTCCGCAATCAGGAGGCCGGTGATGCTGCCTGA
- a CDS encoding S24 family peptidase: protein MSNLTRRKLELAMRITGLKASPLGPFAGVAASTFSRYLAGSADSEIKQSTMEKLEEAMRTHIQSGKASPEQITLYQEEYLPLVPGSKMPDIAGPEQEVAYAASIPPRPLESFHSGPMDIEVRGTAMGGLIGAMQITSETVEFVRRPPSLMTAKNAFAIYVRGDSMVPQHNPGELRFVHPDRPAAPGDSVIIETYNPATKEKEAFIKIFQRRDGNRIICKQHNPEATIEYIIPDGPAPEKTDKYAVNVWKVLTMNELLGY, encoded by the coding sequence ATGAGCAACCTGACTAGAAGAAAACTCGAATTGGCGATGAGAATAACCGGCTTGAAGGCGTCCCCTCTCGGACCCTTTGCCGGAGTTGCGGCAAGCACCTTTTCCCGCTACCTGGCCGGGTCGGCCGATTCCGAAATCAAGCAGAGCACAATGGAGAAGCTTGAGGAGGCCATGCGCACTCATATCCAGTCCGGCAAAGCCTCACCTGAGCAGATTACCCTTTATCAGGAGGAGTATTTGCCCTTGGTGCCGGGCAGCAAGATGCCGGATATCGCAGGCCCAGAGCAAGAAGTCGCCTATGCGGCCAGCATTCCGCCCCGCCCACTTGAGAGCTTTCATTCAGGGCCCATGGATATCGAGGTGCGCGGCACGGCCATGGGTGGCCTGATCGGTGCGATGCAAATCACCTCGGAAACAGTTGAGTTCGTGCGCCGCCCGCCCAGCTTGATGACCGCAAAGAATGCCTTTGCCATCTATGTGCGAGGCGACTCTATGGTGCCCCAGCACAACCCCGGCGAATTGCGCTTTGTTCATCCTGACCGGCCCGCAGCACCAGGAGACAGCGTGATCATCGAGACCTACAATCCGGCCACGAAAGAAAAAGAAGCCTTTATCAAGATATTTCAGCGCCGGGACGGCAATCGGATCATCTGCAAACAACACAACCCGGAGGCCACCATCGAATATATTATCCCCGATGGCCCCGCTCCTGAGAAAACCGACAAATATGCCGTCAACGTCTGGAAAGTGCTAACAATGAATGAGCTTCTAGGATATTAG
- a CDS encoding DUF2303 family protein has translation MDHLDSLIDYVNRFKNEESALFGERTDNNEILKISAVIDYHDRVNLLDEPDVVRAADSVYPQHCQHRVTHRFPLSDEIKAWSVIAANPLELLEFALFLEDNILDVLPLPGFLANKDEKPETESDKRLAELMHKLDGNPCGPQKLMELSKGLQINEDTKAKVIIDRNTGEQAIGFETEHEDAEGNKLSVPNMFLIAIPIFEGGEPYRIPVRLRYRKKGGSLAWLIEPYQLDRYVKHAFAEACEVAAQQTALPLFFGRPESK, from the coding sequence ATGGACCATCTCGATAGCTTGATCGACTATGTCAACCGCTTCAAGAATGAAGAAAGTGCCCTGTTCGGCGAGCGCACCGACAACAACGAGATTTTGAAAATCTCGGCGGTGATCGACTATCACGACCGCGTCAACCTCCTCGATGAGCCAGATGTGGTTCGTGCGGCAGACAGCGTCTATCCGCAACATTGCCAACATCGTGTCACACACCGCTTCCCTCTGTCTGACGAAATCAAGGCTTGGAGCGTCATCGCGGCAAACCCTCTTGAACTTCTCGAATTTGCCCTGTTCCTCGAAGACAACATTCTCGATGTCCTACCCCTCCCCGGCTTCCTGGCCAACAAAGACGAAAAGCCGGAAACAGAGTCCGACAAACGGCTCGCCGAGCTAATGCACAAGCTCGATGGCAATCCGTGCGGGCCGCAGAAGCTTATGGAACTCAGCAAGGGCCTGCAGATCAACGAGGACACCAAGGCCAAGGTGATCATCGACCGGAACACGGGCGAGCAAGCCATCGGTTTTGAAACCGAACACGAGGACGCCGAAGGCAACAAGCTGTCAGTGCCTAATATGTTCCTGATCGCCATCCCGATCTTTGAAGGGGGCGAGCCCTATCGCATCCCCGTCCGACTCCGCTATCGCAAAAAAGGCGGATCGCTCGCGTGGCTGATCGAGCCATACCAGCTCGACCGCTATGTCAAGCACGCCTTTGCCGAGGCCTGCGAAGTCGCAGCTCAGCAAACCGCCTTGCCGCTCTTCTTTGGTCGGCCAGAGAGCAAGTGA
- the ssb gene encoding single-stranded DNA-binding protein, with amino-acid sequence MAGSVNKVILVGNLGANPDIRTTQEGRKIANLSVATSESWKDKQTGEKRERTEWHRVVIFSDGIASVVERFCKKGSKVYLEGQLMTRKWTDNNGIDRYITEIVLQGFSCKLTLLDKSGNGGPPSAEPGAYGDMPPGPDDYDPDYAGL; translated from the coding sequence ATGGCAGGATCCGTCAACAAGGTCATTCTCGTGGGCAACTTGGGCGCAAACCCGGACATCCGCACCACCCAAGAGGGCCGCAAGATCGCCAATCTGTCCGTTGCGACCAGCGAAAGTTGGAAGGACAAGCAGACAGGCGAGAAACGTGAGCGCACCGAATGGCACCGGGTGGTGATCTTCTCCGATGGCATCGCCAGCGTGGTTGAACGCTTCTGCAAGAAAGGCTCGAAGGTCTATCTCGAGGGGCAACTGATGACCCGAAAGTGGACTGACAACAATGGCATCGATCGCTACATCACCGAGATCGTCTTGCAGGGCTTTAGCTGCAAACTGACCTTGCTCGACAAATCCGGCAATGGCGGCCCGCCATCAGCCGAACCCGGCGCCTATGGCGACATGCCGCCCGGCCCCGATGATTATGATCCGGACTATGCAGGACTGTAG
- a CDS encoding AlpA family transcriptional regulator, with protein sequence MTPRLLTKQTAAAYCGISPVTFDAWIRDGLLPPPITGHRRYDRRAIDLALDKLSNLDSTEDQSQSAYERRRKRKHGQG encoded by the coding sequence ATGACGCCGCGCCTGCTCACAAAACAAACCGCCGCTGCTTATTGCGGCATCAGTCCGGTCACCTTTGATGCTTGGATCAGGGATGGACTATTGCCACCGCCGATCACTGGCCACCGCCGCTATGACAGACGCGCAATAGACCTCGCACTTGATAAACTGAGCAATCTAGACTCTACTGAAGATCAGTCACAAAGCGCGTATGAGCGCCGCAGGAAACGTAAACATGGTCAAGGCTGA
- a CDS encoding tyrosine-type recombinase/integrase, producing the protein MVKADLTGIHRYKKTLSGGLVRYYYKVSREKGAPVFWTRDHAPEPEPVSKAFIAAYHDKRADWFVNPIAESDTIAHLIRRVRITPEFQKLARATRAYYEEAFPHILEEFGEDEIAAFEDKAMRKDVKDWRNNWRATPRQADKMLGSLIYILNFAIDEGEITQHVISKIKRLHKSDRSYIIWEKEDIEAFKSDAPNHLKWVIDLATMTGLRREDLVTIPANADKDSHLEWRTHKSGRRLTIIVPIIGELRTLLNDIADHKGRQKIKSTTLLCNSRGKPWTGMGLSASFRKQASKHGIEKTMHDMRGTAVTHFKLAGLEDDEIADIVGWKKADVEKIIKLYIDKETVLRAIIHRVEKERQTNKNCKPAVNRRISIIKDE; encoded by the coding sequence ATGGTCAAGGCTGATCTCACCGGCATCCACCGTTACAAGAAAACGCTAAGTGGCGGCTTGGTGCGATACTACTATAAAGTATCACGAGAAAAGGGCGCTCCTGTCTTTTGGACGCGCGACCACGCGCCAGAGCCAGAGCCAGTATCAAAAGCTTTTATTGCCGCCTACCATGACAAGCGGGCAGACTGGTTTGTCAACCCGATCGCAGAAAGTGATACCATCGCTCACTTGATCCGCCGCGTACGCATAACACCAGAATTCCAAAAGCTAGCTAGGGCAACCCGCGCCTATTACGAAGAAGCCTTCCCCCACATTTTGGAGGAATTCGGAGAGGATGAAATTGCCGCCTTCGAGGATAAGGCGATGCGCAAGGATGTAAAGGACTGGCGTAACAATTGGCGCGCCACGCCCCGACAGGCCGACAAGATGCTCGGCTCTTTGATCTACATTCTCAACTTTGCAATAGATGAAGGCGAAATAACCCAGCATGTCATCAGTAAGATCAAGCGCCTGCACAAGTCCGACCGCTCCTATATTATCTGGGAGAAGGAAGACATCGAGGCATTCAAATCAGACGCGCCGAACCATCTAAAATGGGTCATCGATCTGGCGACCATGACAGGGCTGCGCCGTGAGGATCTTGTCACGATCCCCGCCAACGCCGATAAAGACAGCCACCTGGAATGGCGCACCCACAAGAGCGGCCGCCGCCTAACCATCATTGTCCCGATCATCGGCGAGCTGCGCACGCTCCTTAATGACATAGCCGACCACAAGGGCAGGCAGAAGATCAAGAGCACCACCCTGCTCTGCAACAGCCGCGGCAAACCATGGACAGGGATGGGGCTATCAGCCAGCTTCCGAAAACAGGCGAGCAAACACGGCATAGAAAAGACCATGCATGACATGCGCGGCACAGCCGTCACGCATTTCAAATTGGCCGGCCTGGAAGACGATGAAATTGCCGATATCGTCGGATGGAAAAAAGCGGATGTGGAAAAGATAATTAAGCTTTACATCGACAAAGAAACTGTCCTAAGAGCTATCATCCATAGGGTCGAAAAAGAACGTCAAACGAACAAAAACTGTAAACCGGCTGTAAACCGGCGCATTAGCATCATAAAAGATGAATAG
- a CDS encoding hybrid-cluster NAD(P)-dependent oxidoreductase, giving the protein MILKANSAIRNSWTDDEPLECVSVLPETKDVVTICFQSPSGRPFGFDAGQFVTLELPVLGGPLYRTYTISSSPSRPLSLTITIKAQPGSIGSRWLIDNLKPGMMLKAIGPSGVFTTTEHPASKYLFISAGSGITPMMSMTAEIYDIGRPCDVVLVNCARRPSEIIFRERLEHIASRVEGIDIKWVVDERDPFKPWTGFQGRFNQLMLGLVAPDYLEREVFCCGPEPFMQAVREALSVLGFDMDHYHQESFHPPEGIGESTPYDASDDDSLPQEDELAEILFDVSGVKQTCAETETVLIAARGAGVAIPSGCTFGVCGTCKIRKLSGDVQMVHSGGITEDEIEEGYILACCSYPRGKVSVDM; this is encoded by the coding sequence ATGATCTTGAAGGCGAATTCTGCCATCCGCAACAGCTGGACCGACGACGAGCCGCTCGAATGCGTTTCGGTGCTGCCTGAAACCAAAGACGTGGTCACCATCTGCTTTCAGTCGCCGTCCGGGCGGCCGTTTGGCTTTGATGCGGGGCAGTTCGTCACCCTTGAATTGCCCGTGCTCGGCGGCCCACTCTATCGCACCTATACGATTTCCTCGTCGCCCTCTCGCCCCCTGTCCCTGACCATCACGATCAAGGCCCAGCCCGGATCGATCGGCAGTCGCTGGCTGATCGATAATCTCAAGCCCGGCATGATGCTCAAGGCTATTGGGCCGAGCGGTGTGTTCACCACCACGGAGCATCCGGCGAGCAAGTATCTCTTCATTTCAGCCGGGTCAGGCATCACGCCGATGATGTCCATGACGGCAGAGATCTATGATATCGGGCGGCCCTGTGACGTCGTTCTGGTTAATTGCGCCCGGCGTCCTTCCGAGATCATCTTTCGTGAGCGGCTTGAGCATATCGCCTCTCGCGTTGAAGGCATCGACATCAAATGGGTGGTCGATGAGCGGGATCCCTTTAAGCCATGGACCGGCTTTCAGGGGCGGTTCAATCAGCTGATGCTGGGGCTGGTCGCGCCGGACTATCTGGAGCGTGAGGTCTTCTGCTGCGGGCCAGAGCCCTTCATGCAGGCCGTACGCGAGGCGCTGTCGGTGCTGGGCTTCGACATGGATCATTATCATCAAGAAAGCTTCCATCCGCCAGAAGGGATCGGAGAGAGCACGCCTTACGATGCCTCTGATGATGACAGCCTGCCGCAGGAAGACGAGTTGGCTGAAATCCTGTTTGATGTCTCTGGCGTCAAGCAGACCTGCGCCGAGACAGAGACGGTTCTGATCGCCGCACGCGGTGCTGGCGTTGCGATTCCCTCCGGATGCACGTTCGGGGTCTGCGGTACCTGCAAGATCCGCAAGCTGTCCGGTGATGTTCAGATGGTTCACAGTGGCGGGATCACTGAGGACGAAATCGAAGAAGGCTATATTCTGGCTTGTTGCTCCTACCCACGAGGCAAGGTCTCGGTTGATATGTAA